In a genomic window of Microcoleus sp. AS-A8:
- a CDS encoding response regulator, with translation MNSNPERGVKGNILIVDDTPDNLRLLSSILSEQGYKVRSALHGEMALMGVKASPPDLILLDINMPNMNGYEVCSCLKGMEETRQIPVIFMSALSEVGDKVKGFRSGGVDYITKPFQLEEVLARIETHLTIRNLASQLTEQNARLKQEVSDRLQAEQAQREKSQQLTQALQQLKQAQTRLVHSEKMSSLGNLVAGIAHEINNPVNFIYGNLIYAAKHTQDLLTLMQLYQQYLPNPPAELRETIENTDLEFIESDLPKLMDSMKVGAKRIAEIVESLRCFSRHNEAEIKEVDIHEGLDSTLMILQHRLRDTSAHPAIEVIREYGSLPKVECYARQINQVFMNILTNAIDALLSRCANPTFGENQKREVNKGEEPIINLQAWTPRIVIRTEALEPDGVTIRIADNGPGISEEVKSQLFDPFFTTKTVGEGTGLGLSISYQIIKEQHGGSLQCYSQLGQGAEFVLQIPLRPLIQL, from the coding sequence ATGAATAGTAATCCAGAGCGGGGTGTTAAAGGCAACATTTTAATTGTTGATGATACACCGGACAACTTGCGCCTGTTATCCAGCATACTGAGCGAACAGGGGTATAAAGTTCGGAGTGCCTTGCATGGGGAGATGGCATTAATGGGAGTTAAGGCATCACCACCCGATCTGATTTTGTTGGACATCAATATGCCCAATATGAATGGTTATGAAGTCTGCTCATGTCTAAAAGGTATGGAGGAAACTCGGCAGATTCCGGTGATTTTTATGAGCGCCCTCAGTGAAGTAGGGGATAAGGTTAAAGGCTTTCGGTCGGGTGGCGTAGACTATATTACGAAGCCGTTTCAGCTCGAAGAAGTCTTGGCTCGGATTGAGACTCACTTGACAATTCGGAACCTGGCATCGCAACTGACTGAGCAAAATGCGCGGCTCAAGCAGGAAGTGAGCGATCGCTTGCAGGCAGAACAGGCCCAACGGGAGAAATCTCAACAACTAACTCAGGCTTTACAACAGTTAAAACAGGCTCAAACGCGACTTGTTCACAGTGAGAAAATGTCCAGTTTAGGTAATCTTGTAGCTGGCATTGCCCATGAAATCAATAATCCCGTAAACTTCATCTACGGCAATCTTATTTATGCAGCAAAGCATACCCAAGACTTGCTGACTCTGATGCAACTCTATCAACAATATTTACCCAATCCTCCAGCCGAACTCCGCGAAACAATTGAGAACACGGACTTAGAGTTTATTGAGTCCGACTTACCGAAACTCATGGATTCTATGAAAGTAGGAGCCAAGCGAATTGCTGAAATTGTTGAATCCCTGCGTTGCTTTTCTCGGCACAATGAAGCCGAGATTAAAGAAGTGGATATCCATGAAGGTCTCGATAGTACTTTGATGATTTTGCAGCATCGGCTCAGAGACACATCCGCTCATCCTGCGATCGAAGTCATCCGAGAATATGGTTCACTCCCCAAAGTTGAGTGCTATGCCAGGCAGATCAACCAGGTGTTTATGAACATTCTCACTAATGCGATAGACGCTCTCTTGAGTCGCTGTGCGAACCCTACTTTTGGGGAGAATCAAAAGCGTGAGGTCAACAAGGGTGAAGAACCTATCATCAATCTACAGGCATGGACTCCTAGGATTGTGATTCGCACCGAGGCGTTAGAGCCTGATGGGGTTACGATTCGGATTGCCGATAATGGCCCAGGGATATCTGAGGAGGTGAAAAGCCAGCTCTTTGACCCTTTCTTTACAACTAAGACGGTGGGTGAAGGGACGGGATTAGGGCTATCGATCAGCTACCAGATTATCAAAGAGCAGCATGGTGGATCGTTGCAGTGCTACTCACAATTAGGGCAGGGAGCAGAGTTTGTCCTTCAGATTCCATTAAGACCACTGATTCAATTGTGA
- a CDS encoding PAS domain S-box protein, producing MNSSTSANTTNNDHSDSLDLTAVIEASDVLVGEVNIEPLMAALIKIVMENTGAQKGFLILNRNGQLLIEADETVVGLSIPVETSEQLPVSVIHDVAITQKNLVLNNAVSEGDFTSDPYIRQHQSKSILCAPICGQGQLIGIFYLENNITTGAFTPERSQILRLLCLQAAITLQNAQLYQQLKDYSQTLEQQLQERTQDLPPEIHLSEATQSTQTLRLTHFAVDHSLDSIIWIASDSRHVYVNDAACCLLGYTKEELLASTVCEQNPNVTPEKWQQYWQEIKREGSLVFETNFFSKESQLIPVEVSSNYVEVDGQGYICAFFRDITPRKQAEQALQETANQIRTITDNIPALVAYVDNQERYQFVNQQYTDVMKISTSEIIGKHVRDILARPIYEQREKYIKAALAGKKVCFEYVYSHDGEEQYWENTLIPHQSEADITRPTEGRKISGYFVFAQNITQRKQYEIALQQSELKFRNIFENSLIGIFRTRISDGLVLEVNQRGVEMMGYDCASEVIGQKFSHEFYANPEDRQRMLAKVYQEGAVKDVEIQFRQPDGSVRWGLFGVRLDVEAGCFEGVLTDISDRKRLEEELLHSQRFLDSIIENIPISLFAKDVNNNFRNVLWNKTCEKMFGIPRAQALGHNVYDFQPTEQADFFQAKDIEAVNQGKLIEIAEEPFDTKHRGTILLRTKKLPLFDNQGKPTHLLCISEDITERKRKEEALRLIFEGTASKTGEEFFRACVRSLAEVLGVRYTFVAEWANTVKTSSRTLAFWQGETWRENFEYDLAEYPCENVLAGKTCYYPEGVQALFPKSLELVELAAQSYLGTPLIDPSGNVLGNLVVLDTKPMSYDPDRELILRIFAARAGAELKRKQAEEALQRRAQVDSLLSSISRQFLDQDIDSAINFTLQAIGQFLGAARCNVFEYDNNQSKAVITHQWCTDASQSSIHDIPVLFVETHSWLHHKILSGQPVQIPRVADLPPQAVANKTQLQQESIESIVAVPMVHSGRVVGFIGLDTVHSPKIWSQADISLLKLVGELVAMGQARHNAEEAMRLAKEAAEGANRAKSAFLANMSHELRTPLNAILGFSQLMAHDSLLTQEQQQNLKIISRSGEHLLTLINDVLEMSKIEAGRTTLHQQSFNLYRLLDDLEEMLQLKAKSKGLLLTFERTPDIPQYVKTDESKLRQILLNLLGNAIKFTQVGRVTLRVGLGNGEEGNRTRAQANSSPQSTPPSPLRHLFFEVEDTGLGIAVQEIDLLFEAFVQTETGRNSQQGTGLGLAITRQFVKMMGGEITVSSRLGEGTLFKFNVQFGLAEATEKQSLHSNQRVLQLAPNQPKYRILVVEDTWENRQLLVKRLETVDFEVREAANGQEAIAVWESWHPHLIWMDMRMPVMDGYEATRHIKAQPQGGDTLIIALTASAFEEERGVALEAGCDDFVRKPVQEEVIFAKMAQYLGVRYIYQQSPSLSFTPSEPAPEGLTPDSQRLETLGVSELGMMSDSWVIALHQAATELDGEVILELLCQIPETNIALKNLLREWLDNFRFDQIIQLTQRSTSL from the coding sequence ATGAATTCATCCACTTCGGCAAACACAACTAACAACGATCATTCAGATTCTCTTGACTTAACGGCAGTCATCGAAGCCTCAGATGTCCTCGTGGGTGAAGTGAATATTGAGCCGTTAATGGCAGCTTTAATCAAGATTGTTATGGAAAATACGGGTGCCCAGAAAGGATTTCTTATCCTGAACCGTAACGGGCAACTCTTGATCGAAGCTGACGAGACTGTTGTGGGTCTATCGATCCCTGTGGAAACGAGCGAACAATTACCTGTGTCAGTGATTCATGATGTAGCCATAACTCAAAAAAACCTGGTTTTAAACAATGCTGTTAGTGAGGGAGATTTTACAAGCGATCCTTACATCCGTCAACATCAATCGAAATCTATTTTGTGTGCCCCCATTTGTGGTCAAGGCCAACTGATTGGAATTTTTTATTTAGAAAACAATATCACTACAGGGGCATTTACACCTGAGCGATCGCAAATTTTAAGACTACTCTGTTTACAAGCGGCAATCACACTACAAAATGCCCAACTCTATCAGCAATTAAAGGATTATTCGCAGACGCTGGAACAGCAGCTACAAGAGCGCACCCAAGACTTGCCGCCAGAAATTCATCTCAGCGAAGCGACACAATCAACACAAACACTGCGGTTAACTCATTTTGCGGTCGATCACAGCCTAGATTCCATCATTTGGATTGCTTCAGATTCACGCCATGTCTATGTGAATGATGCCGCTTGCTGTTTGCTTGGCTATACCAAAGAGGAGCTACTTGCCTCTACGGTGTGCGAACAAAACCCAAACGTTACTCCCGAAAAATGGCAACAGTACTGGCAAGAAATTAAGCGTGAGGGTTCTCTTGTATTTGAAACTAATTTTTTTAGTAAAGAAAGTCAGTTAATCCCCGTAGAAGTTAGCTCGAATTATGTAGAAGTTGACGGACAAGGATACATTTGTGCCTTTTTTCGTGACATTACACCCCGTAAACAAGCTGAACAAGCTTTGCAAGAAACTGCCAATCAAATTCGCACAATTACTGATAATATACCCGCTTTAGTGGCTTATGTTGACAACCAAGAGCGCTATCAATTTGTCAATCAACAGTATACGGATGTGATGAAGATTTCGACTTCAGAAATCATCGGAAAACATGTTCGAGATATTTTGGCGCGTCCAATCTATGAACAAAGAGAAAAGTATATTAAAGCCGCCTTAGCCGGGAAAAAAGTTTGTTTCGAGTATGTTTACTCTCACGACGGAGAGGAACAGTATTGGGAGAACACACTAATTCCGCATCAGTCAGAAGCAGACATTACACGACCAACCGAAGGGCGTAAAATTTCTGGCTATTTTGTTTTTGCCCAAAATATTACACAAAGAAAACAATACGAAATTGCCTTACAACAAAGCGAGTTAAAGTTTCGTAATATCTTCGAGAACTCCTTAATCGGTATCTTTCGTACTCGCATTTCAGATGGTTTAGTTCTAGAAGTTAATCAACGCGGCGTTGAGATGATGGGCTATGACTGTGCCAGCGAAGTGATTGGGCAAAAATTCAGCCATGAGTTTTATGCTAATCCAGAGGATAGACAGCGAATGCTGGCTAAAGTCTATCAAGAGGGCGCAGTCAAAGACGTTGAAATCCAGTTTCGCCAGCCAGATGGCTCAGTTCGCTGGGGATTGTTTGGGGTACGTCTGGATGTAGAAGCAGGTTGCTTTGAGGGAGTACTCACTGATATTAGCGATCGCAAACGCCTGGAAGAAGAATTGTTGCACTCTCAACGCTTTTTAGACAGCATTATTGAAAATATTCCAATATCACTTTTTGCTAAAGATGTCAATAATAACTTTCGCAACGTACTCTGGAATAAAACCTGCGAGAAAATGTTCGGCATACCAAGAGCGCAGGCTCTAGGGCACAATGTTTATGACTTTCAGCCGACTGAGCAAGCCGACTTCTTCCAAGCAAAAGACATAGAGGCGGTGAACCAAGGCAAGTTAATAGAAATAGCCGAAGAGCCGTTCGACACCAAGCATCGAGGCACTATCCTACTACGAACGAAAAAGTTACCCCTATTTGACAACCAAGGCAAGCCAACGCACCTGCTGTGCATTTCTGAAGACATCACCGAACGCAAGCGAAAAGAAGAGGCGCTGCGATTAATTTTCGAGGGGACAGCATCCAAGACAGGCGAAGAATTCTTTCGCGCCTGTGTCCGTTCTCTAGCTGAGGTGCTGGGAGTACGTTACACCTTCGTCGCGGAGTGGGCGAATACGGTGAAAACGAGTTCGCGAACTCTGGCTTTCTGGCAAGGTGAAACCTGGCGAGAAAACTTTGAATATGATTTAGCCGAGTACCCTTGTGAAAACGTCCTAGCTGGGAAAACCTGCTACTACCCTGAAGGTGTGCAAGCCCTGTTTCCCAAGAGTTTAGAATTAGTTGAGCTAGCCGCCCAAAGCTATTTGGGAACGCCACTAATTGACCCCAGCGGAAATGTCTTAGGTAATTTGGTCGTGCTGGACACCAAGCCGATGAGTTACGATCCCGACAGAGAGCTAATTTTGAGAATTTTTGCGGCTCGTGCGGGAGCAGAACTCAAGCGCAAACAAGCCGAAGAGGCCCTCCAGCGTCGCGCTCAGGTAGACAGTCTGCTCAGCAGTATTTCCAGACAATTCCTTGACCAAGATATTGATAGCGCCATCAATTTTACCCTGCAAGCGATCGGTCAGTTCTTAGGAGCGGCGCGTTGTAACGTATTTGAATACGACAACAATCAAAGCAAAGCCGTCATTACCCATCAGTGGTGTACTGACGCCAGCCAGTCCTCGATTCATGACATTCCGGTATTGTTTGTTGAGACTCATTCTTGGCTCCACCACAAGATTCTCAGCGGCCAACCGGTTCAGATTCCCCGTGTCGCCGACCTCCCACCCCAAGCCGTTGCCAATAAGACCCAATTGCAACAAGAATCAATTGAATCCATCGTTGCTGTACCTATGGTGCATTCTGGCAGAGTGGTTGGATTTATCGGCCTTGATACAGTCCACTCGCCAAAAATATGGTCTCAGGCAGATATTAGCTTACTCAAGTTGGTCGGCGAATTAGTGGCGATGGGTCAGGCGCGACACAACGCAGAGGAAGCCATGCGATTAGCTAAAGAAGCTGCCGAAGGGGCAAACCGAGCCAAGAGTGCCTTCTTAGCAAATATGAGCCACGAACTCCGCACGCCCCTAAATGCGATTCTCGGCTTTTCTCAACTCATGGCACACGACTCCTTGCTGACTCAGGAGCAGCAACAAAATCTGAAAATTATTAGTCGCAGTGGGGAACATCTGCTGACTCTAATTAATGATGTACTCGAAATGTCCAAAATTGAGGCCGGTCGGACTACCCTGCATCAACAGAGTTTTAACCTCTATCGCTTGCTCGATGATCTCGAAGAAATGCTGCAACTCAAAGCCAAATCCAAAGGGTTGCTACTGACTTTTGAGCGGACTCCGGATATACCCCAATATGTGAAGACAGATGAGAGTAAGCTGCGCCAAATTTTGCTAAACCTGTTGGGGAACGCGATCAAATTTACTCAGGTCGGTCGTGTTACGCTGCGCGTGGGATTGGGTAATGGAGAAGAGGGCAACAGGACAAGGGCGCAAGCCAACTCCTCCCCTCAATCCACCCCCCCTTCTCCCCTTCGTCATCTCTTCTTTGAAGTTGAAGACACAGGGCTTGGCATTGCTGTGCAAGAAATTGACCTGTTGTTTGAAGCCTTTGTGCAAACGGAAACGGGTCGAAACTCTCAGCAAGGAACGGGGCTAGGCTTAGCCATAACGCGCCAATTTGTCAAGATGATGGGGGGAGAAATTACGGTAAGCAGTCGTTTAGGTGAGGGCACCCTGTTCAAGTTTAATGTTCAGTTTGGCTTGGCTGAGGCCACGGAAAAACAAAGTCTACACTCTAATCAACGAGTCCTCCAATTAGCACCCAACCAGCCCAAGTATCGCATTCTAGTGGTTGAAGATACTTGGGAGAATCGTCAGTTATTGGTTAAACGCTTAGAGACAGTGGATTTTGAGGTGCGAGAGGCGGCGAATGGTCAAGAAGCGATCGCGGTTTGGGAAAGTTGGCACCCCCATCTGATCTGGATGGATATGCGAATGCCTGTGATGGATGGCTATGAAGCCACGCGACACATCAAAGCTCAACCCCAAGGGGGGGATACCCTGATTATTGCCCTCACCGCTAGTGCTTTTGAAGAGGAGCGAGGTGTGGCGTTGGAGGCGGGTTGTGATGACTTTGTGCGTAAACCTGTGCAAGAAGAGGTTATTTTTGCAAAAATGGCTCAGTACTTGGGAGTGCGTTATATCTATCAACAGTCGCCATCCCTCAGTTTTACGCCATCAGAGCCTGCTCCAGAAGGTTTGACTCCCGATAGCCAAAGACTAGAGACGTTAGGCGTTTCGGAACTAGGGATGATGTCAGATTCCTGGGTGATAGCTCTCCATCAAGCCGCCACTGAGTTGGATGGTGAGGTAATTTTGGAGTTGCTCTGCCAAATTCCTGAAACCAATATTGCCTTGAAAAACCTTCTTCGCGAGTGGCTTGATAACTTTCGTTTCGATCAAATCATCCAGTTAACTCAACGTTCGACATCTTTATAG